Below is a window of Pseudarthrobacter equi DNA.
TTTGATCCCTTCGAGGGAGACGCCTTCCTGGGACAGCCGCTGCACTTCGCGGAGCATGTTGACGTCGCGCTGCGAGTACCGCCGGGATTTCCCGGGGGCACGGCTGGGTTTGACGATGCCCAGGCGGTCGTACTGGCGGAGCGTCTGGGGGTGCATGTCAGCCAGCTCAGCCGCCACGGAAATCACGAAGATGGGCTGGTCAGCGTTGATGTCCACGGCACACCTCCTCCGCTACAGCCGGGCCTTGGCGGCCAGGCCCTCTCGGACGTCAGCGCCGGCCGTGGCCTCGGCGAAAGCCTTCACGGCGGCCTCGGCCTCCTTGTTCAGGTTCTTGGGAACCGCGACGTCGATGGTCACCAGGAGGTCACCCGTCGCCTTGGAGGTCTTCACACCTTTGCCCTTCACCCGCAGGGTACGGCCCGACGGCGTGCCGGCCGGAACACGGACCCGAACCTTCTCACCGTCGATGGTGGGCACCTCGATGTCACCGCCCAGGGCAGCCTCGGGGAAGGTGACCGGGACGTGGATGCGGAGGTTGTCGCCGTCGCGCGTGTAGAACTCGTGCGGCTTAACCGAGACGGCAACCACCAGGTCGCCATTGCCGGCCTGGCCGGGCTGGCCCTTACCGCGCACACGGACCTTCTGGCCGTCCTTGATGCCGGCGGGGACGCGAACATCGATGACTTCGCCATTGGGTTCGCGCAGGCCGATGGTGGTGCCGCGGATGGCACCGGAGAACGAGATGCTGGTGGATGCGGTGCGGTCCGCGCCCTTCTGGGGTGTCCGCTGGAACCCGGGCGAGCCGCCGAAGCCGCCGCCGAACAGGTCCGCGAACTCGGGCGGGATATTGCCGGAGGACGGGTTGAAGCCGCCGGCGTGCCGTCCCGTGTTGCCGGTGAACAGGCCGCCGAACAGGTCCTCGAACCCGCCGTTGCCGCCCGCGGCACCGCCACCGCCGGGAGCGAACCGGGCGCCACCGCCCATGGCGCGGATGGCATCGTACTGCTGGCGCTCATCAGCATCGGAGAGCACCGAGTAGGCCTCGGAGACGTCCTTGAATTTCTTCTCGGCAGTTGCATCGCCGGAGTTGGTGTCCGGATGGAACTGCCGTGCCAGCTTCCGGTAAGCCTTCTTGATATCGGCGTCGGAAGCGTCCTTGGCAACACCAAGGATCTTGTAAAAGTCCTTGTCCACCCAATCCTGGCTAGCCAATGGCGTTTCCTTTCAAAAGTACAAAAAGCGTTAAGGCGAGGTTACCGCCAAGCGACGGACGGATAAGGGGCCCGGGAGTGGCATCGGGCCTGCCGAAGCGTGGCGGCTTGGTCCGTTAGGACCGAGCCGCCACGCGTAGGGGCGGGGCCCCTTATCCGTTCGTGAGCGAACTAAGCCGGAACAGCCACAATCACCTGTGCTGCGCGGAGCACGCGGTCGCCTGATTTGTAGCCGGAGCGGAGCACCTGGCTGACGGTGTCAACCTCGATGTCTTCGCCGGGCTGCTGGATCAGGGCCTCGTGGACCGTGGGGTCGAACTCCACGCCGGTTTCGTCGATGCGGACCAGTCCGTAGGTCTTCAGCGCGTTCTCCAGCTTGGCGGCGATCGCGGCGAAGGGGCCGTCGGTGAGGTCGCCGTGCTGCCGTGCGGCGTCGACGTCGTCCAGGACCGGGAGCAGGGAGTTCAGGACGCCGATGACGGCCATTTCCCCTGCCACGGCGCGGTCGCGTTCAACGCGCTTGCGGTAGTTGACGTACTCGGCCTGCAGGCGAAGGAGGTCGTTCTTCAGCTCGGCTGCCTCAGCGTTGGCGGACCCGGCGGGAACACCCTGGGCCACGGATTCCCCTGCGGGCACCTCGACGCCGTTAAGGATCTCCTCGGCCTGGGCCAGCGCGTCGCCGTCGGAATCCTGTGCGGAACCGGGCTGCCCGCCTTCAGGGTGCCGGGCCTGGCCGGTCACCGGGTCAACCTTGCGGTTGTCCCGGATGACCGGTTCCTGGCTGTTGCCCTTGCCCTCCTGGTTCGCGGATGAAGAGTGCTCTTCCTCGTTACCGTGATGGGGCATGGCTTACTTCTTCGCTTCGTCTTCGTCGATGATCTCGGCGTCGACGATGTCTTCGTCGGCCTTGGAGCCATCGCCCGCTGCTGCGCCTTCGGCACCCGCGGCACCGGTGGCGCCGTCCGGCGAACCGGCCTGGGAGTAGATGGCTTCGCCGAGCTTCGTCTGGGAAGCCTGCAGCTTCTCGAACGCGGTCTTGACCTCGGCGTCGTCGGTGCCTTCGAGTGCCTTCTTGAGGGCGTCGACGTCGGCCTGAACCTCGGTCTTGACCTCTTCGGGCAGCTTGTCGGCGTTGTCGGCGATCAGCTTGTCCACGGAGTAGGCGAGCTGCTCTGCGGAGTTGCGGGTGTCGGTTGCCTCGCGGCGGGCCTTGTCATCTGCGGCGTGTTCCTCGGCGTCA
It encodes the following:
- a CDS encoding heat shock protein transcriptional repressor HspR; protein product: MDINADQPIFVISVAAELADMHPQTLRQYDRLGIVKPSRAPGKSRRYSQRDVNMLREVQRLSQEGVSLEGIKRILELENQVSALQRRVLELTEELGRRPQAFDSRIFAAGAAGDVVSLARGQRPRPRSQAVVLWRPRAIGQ
- a CDS encoding DnaJ C-terminal domain-containing protein, with product MASQDWVDKDFYKILGVAKDASDADIKKAYRKLARQFHPDTNSGDATAEKKFKDVSEAYSVLSDADERQQYDAIRAMGGGARFAPGGGGAAGGNGGFEDLFGGLFTGNTGRHAGGFNPSSGNIPPEFADLFGGGFGGSPGFQRTPQKGADRTASTSISFSGAIRGTTIGLREPNGEVIDVRVPAGIKDGQKVRVRGKGQPGQAGNGDLVVAVSVKPHEFYTRDGDNLRIHVPVTFPEAALGGDIEVPTIDGEKVRVRVPAGTPSGRTLRVKGKGVKTSKATGDLLVTIDVAVPKNLNKEAEAAVKAFAEATAGADVREGLAAKARL
- a CDS encoding nucleotide exchange factor GrpE; the encoded protein is MPHHGNEEEHSSSANQEGKGNSQEPVIRDNRKVDPVTGQARHPEGGQPGSAQDSDGDALAQAEEILNGVEVPAGESVAQGVPAGSANAEAAELKNDLLRLQAEYVNYRKRVERDRAVAGEMAVIGVLNSLLPVLDDVDAARQHGDLTDGPFAAIAAKLENALKTYGLVRIDETGVEFDPTVHEALIQQPGEDIEVDTVSQVLRSGYKSGDRVLRAAQVIVAVPA